In Phyllopteryx taeniolatus isolate TA_2022b chromosome 6, UOR_Ptae_1.2, whole genome shotgun sequence, one genomic interval encodes:
- the gpatch3 gene encoding G patch domain-containing protein 3, with amino-acid sequence MLTTENMAASPGAYLVISNIPVAFHSADLRNYFSQFIESGGFVCFHYRHRPEVHREPLSCGDSEEDADKSSGSDRAAPAAADDNCSKKTKQAAKTCCCVVSVHDKHADRFVRMYAGNHWIDSKGNWLTRRCIIKRVKVSQHNDDKQFPYKTRFEQRHRVSATEHFTLSDLKTLSELNPPAVMQNGNVGTSVKVFLQLIQSCRLPPRLIRKLGLTFPKTGSNRRYGNVPFQYQDTCTLPATEETVLTAAGHEISGPGALAARTSARRWHDDPCETAETDEPHTEEEEEDVQSNADDDEDCCEEWERHEALHDDVTSQERSKERLFEEEIELKWEKGGSGLVFYTDAQYWQEEEGDFDEQTADDWDVDMSIYYDKDGGDMDARDYVQMRLEKRLRDGLEDGSGHNQAIGSFERFTKGFGRRVMEKQGWKDGEGLGSSQAGMPDALENEGKHPHCKRGFGYHGEKLLLHPGKKARKDFHITTIYDQPKDIDKGDSLLRRQTNTSMKYRGWQPGGSVGPRR; translated from the exons atgttgacgaCGGAAAACATGGCGGCCTCTCCAGGCGCCTACTTAGTTATCAGCAACATTCCCGTCGCTTTCCACTCGGCGGATCTCCGGAATTATTTCAGTCAGTTCATAGAGAGCGGCGGCTTCGTTTGTTTTCATTACCGCCACCGGCCAGAGGTACACCGGGAGCCTCTATCGTGCGGGGACAGCGAGGAGGACGCTGACAAGTCGTCCGGTAGCGACCGAGCAGCACCGGCAGCGGCTGATGACAACTGCAGCAAAAAGACCAAGCAGGCGGCTAAAACTTGCTGTTGTGTCGTGTCCGTCCACGACAAGCACGCCGACAGGTTCGTCAGGATGTACGCAGGGAACCACTGGATCGACTCCAAGGGCAACTGGTTAACCAGGAGATGTATCATTAAAAGAGTGAAGGTTTCACAACACAATG atgACAAGCAGTTCCCTTATAAGACGAGGTTTGAGCAGCGACACCGGGTGTCCGCAACCGAACACTTCACCCTCTCCGACCTCAAGACCTTATCTGAACTCAATCCACCCGCTGTGATGCAGAATGGCAACGTGGGCACGTCGGTCAAAGTCTTCCTGCAGCTCATCCAGTCGTGCCGCCTGCCTCCCCGCCTCATCCGCAAATTGGGCCTCACGTTCCCCAAGACCGGCTCCAACCGTCGCTACGGCAACGTGCCTTTCCAGTACCAAGACACTTGCACGCTACCGGCCACAGAAGAAACTGTTTTGACAGCTGCTGGCCATGAGATATCGGGACCGGGCGCTTTGGCCGCTCGAACGTCAGCGCGGAGGTGGCACGATGACCCCTGCGAGACAGCAGAGACTGATGAGCCGCAcacagaagaagaggaggaggatgtgcAGTCAAATGCTGATGAT GATGAAGACTGCTGCGAGGAGTGGGAGCGTCATGAAGCATTGCATGATGATGTGACGAGCCAAGAGCGAAGCAAAGAAAGGCTATTTGAAGAAGAAATTGAGTTGAAGTGGGAAAAGGGCGGCTCGGGCTTGGTGTTCTACACTGATGCCCAGTACTGgcaggaagaagaaggag ATTTTGATGAGCAAACAGCAGATGATTGGGATGTTGACATGAGCATCTACTATGATAAAG ACGGCGGTGACATGGACGCCCGGGACTACGTCCAAATGCGACTGGAGAAAAGGCTTAGGGATGGTCTTGAAGATGGATCAGGACACAATCAGGCCATTGGCAGTTTCGAGAGGTTCACAAAG GGCTTTGGCCGCCGCGTAATGGAGAAGCAGGGCTGGAAGGACGGTGAAGGGTTGGGGAGCAGTCAAGCTGGGATGCCTGACGCGCTGGAGAATGAAGGCAAACATCCACACTGCAAACGGGGGTTTGG ATATCATGGTGAAAAGCTACTCTTGCATCCTGGTAAAAAGGCCAGAAAAGACTTCCATATAACTACAATCTATGATCAACCCAAAGACATTGATAAAGGTGACTCTTTGCTCAGACGCCAAACAAACACCAGCATGAAGTACAGAGGGTGGCAGCCAGGTGGCAGCGTTGGGCCACGAAGATGA
- the gpn2 gene encoding GPN-loop GTPase 2: MSKQKIETQSLRFGQVVIGPPGSGKTTYCQAMQEFLTLLGRKVVVVNMDPANDALPYSCSVDIGELVTLDDVMGGLKLGPNGGLLYCMEYVEANLDWLENKLKEHPDCYFLFDCPGQVELYTHQTSVKNIFTQLGKWNFRLTCVHLVDSHYCADPAKFISVLCTSLSTMLHVELPHVNILSKMDLIEQYGKLAFNLDFYTEVMDLTYLLDHLAADPFFKKFRHLNEKLAEVIQDYSLVSFVSLNVQDKESMTQVLRAVDKANGCCFGDLEERNLQAMMSAAVGADFQFGSTLGVQERYVESGGKTVEEELMDL; the protein is encoded by the exons ATGTctaaacaaaaaatagaaacGCAATCCCTACGTTTCGGCCAGGTGGTGATCGGACCGCCTGGTTCGGGTAAAACCACTTACTGCCAGGCCATGCAAGAGTTCCTCACCCTTCTCGGACGCAAGGTAGTTGTGGTAAACATGGACCCGGCCAATGATGCTCTACCGTACTCTTGTTCCGTGGATATCGGCGAGCTGGTCACTTTGGATGATGTCATGGGTGGCCTGAAGCTGGGGCCCAATGGCGGCCTCCTCTACTGCATGGAGTATGTGGAGGCCAACTTGGACTGGTTGGAAAACAAGCTGAAGGAGCACCCGGACTGTTACTTCTTGTTTGACTGCCCCGGGCAAGTGGAGCTCTACACTCAccagacttcagtgaaaaacatATTTACGCAATTGGGAAAGTGGAATTTCAGG CTAACATGTGTGCACCTTGTGGACTCTCACTACTGTGCGGACCCGGCCAAGTTCATCTCTGTGTTGTGCACCTCGCTGTCCACCATGCTACATGTGGAGCTCCCTCATGTCAACATCCTCTCCAAGATGGACTTGATTGAGCAGTATGGCAAACTAG CATTCAACCTAGACTTCTACACTGAAGTTATGGATCTGACGTATCTACTCGATCACCTGGCTGCAGATCCCTTCTTCAAAAAATTTCGCCATCTAAACGAAAAGCTGGCGGAGGTCATTCAAGATTACAGCCTCGTCTCGTTCGTCTCTCTCAATGTTCAG GACAAAGAGAGCATGACGCAGGTGTTGCGGGCCGTGGACAAGGCCAACGGCTGCTGCTTCGGAGACCTGGAGGAGAGGAATCTTCAGGCCATGATGTCAGCTGCCGTGGGGGCAGACTTTCAATTCGGCTC CACTCTTGGAGTTCAAGAGCGCTACGTTGAAAGCGGTGGAAAGACAGTCGAGGAGGAATTGATGGACCTTTGA